CAGAGACAAAGCGCCGGCTTCAACTACTTTTTGATAGCGATCACGTTTGGCTTGAGCTGCGCTCATCGCCGCCTTGGTTGACTGGAGATTTGCACGCGATGAACGCAGTTCTACCTGTGCTTGAGACCATTCATTTTGCGCTCTTTTTAAGTTCGCCTCGGCTTCTTCTACTTCTGCTTTGACAGTAATTTGCTGATCTCGATAATTGCGTTGGGAGCGATTGAATGCAGCTTGAGCCGAAATAACCGCACGGTTTTTGCGCTCAGTTTCCGCTTTAATTTGACGGTTCAAAGCTTGAATTTGGGCATCGATTTGCAACAGTTGCAGTTGTGTCTGCTGGATGTTGCTTTGCAGTTGGCTTTTTTGAGTTTGCAGGCGGGAATCATCGATAGTGGCTAGCACATCTCCCTTTTTCACTACCTGATTTTCTTTAAAAAATATGTTTGTTACCTGACCTTCTGTAGCTGCTTGCACGAGCCGCAATTCTCCTGTGGGTCGGATACTTGCCTGCCCTTTAACTGTTACTTTATATTCGATCATAGAAGATAGTGCGATCGCTCCGCCAACAGCAGCGACGAGTACCAAACCGCCTAATCTCGCCCAATTACCAATCGGCGGGAGGAATTCATTGCTTTCAACTAGGGGCAGAGAGTCAACGTTAATCTGGTTAAGCATGACAGTTTTCTGGGTAGAGATTAGCGAATGCTAGTTGGGGAACTTCCATTCAGATGAAAGTTGGCAAGATTTTTGCCGAAACCATTGACTCTCGATAAATCAACACCGTCGAGAAAATCTAAATGCTCCCCAGCTTGATGACACAGAACCTCTGGAGAACCTTGAATTTTCAGTTGTCCTTTTTCCAGCATGACAATCCAATCAGCTTGCTGGATAACTTTGGGACGATGGCTGATTAAAATAGTGGTTTGACCTTGGCGGTGAGTTAGCAACTGGTTTAATACTTCGGCTTCACTAACTGGGTCGAGTGCGCCAGTAGATTCATCTAAAATCAGCACTGGCGGGTTATTAACGATGGCTCTGGCAATAGCTAATCTCTGCCGTTGTCCACCAGAGAGATTCGCACCAAATTCTCCTAAGACAGTTTGATATTTGTCGGGGAGGTGGCTGATAAACTCATCAGCCCCAGCAATCTGGCAAGCTTGCACAATCTGCTCAAAGGTAATGTGAGGTGAACCTAAACGGAAATTTTCCATAATCGACCGACTCCAAAAGTGCGCGTCTTGAGGAACTAGAACCACTTGTTGGCGGAAGCAATCTAGAGAAAGGTCTTCTAGGTTGTAAATGCCAAAGCGAATATTGCCAGACTGGAGTTGATATAAACCTGCAATCAATTTAGCTAGGCTGCTTTTACCGCAGCCAGATTTGCCGATTAGGGCAATTACTTGGCCACCAGGAATAGTTAGAGAGAAATCTTGCAACAGTTCAACTCTGCCTGCATGATGAAAGTTGAGGTTGATACAAGTGATATCTGCGTTGCTTTGAATTTTTGCCCAAGGCTTTTGGCTATTATCTAGAGTTTCTGGGGTAGCGTCAATGACTTCGGTGAGGCGTTGGGTAGCAGTTTTGGTACGAGTGAATTCATCAACAAAGCTGATAGTGGTTTCAATAAAGCTAGTAAAGTTACCATTCATGCTATTGAATGCCAGAAGCATCCCAATAGATAATTCCTGACTAATCACTAGAGTACTACCAAACCAAAGTAAAGCGATGCTACCGATGCTTGATACTAAGTTTGAGAAAATGCCGTTGACAATACCAATTTGAATAGTACGGAAGCTAAGGTTAGCAAGGCGACTAAATCGACTCTGAAATTCTTCCCAGAATTGCGGAGCGGCGGCAGTAGTTTTCAGGGTAATAGCACCTTTGAAAGTTTCTACCAAAACACCTTGATTTTCGGCTGATAAGACCAAAACGCTGCGAATTTTTTGCTGGAGGGTGGGTAAGAAAATTACTGTTGAGAGAGTCATTAAAAGAGCGATCGCACCAGCTACTACTGTGAGTTTTATACTGTAAAACAGCATCAAGCTTAAGGAAACTAGGGCAATAAACAGCTGGCTGGGCAGACTCACAACGGCTTGAGAAATTAACTGGTTAATTTGTTGAATATCTTCTAGGCGACTGACAATTTCGCCACTGCGACGGGATTCATAGTAACTTAAAGGTAAACGCAGAATTTGTCGTCCGAATTCAAAAATTAGTCCTAGTTGCAGACGTTGTGCAAAATGAGCGACAAGATTTGATTGTGCTAACTTCAGGCTACTGCTAACTAGATGCATGACGATGACGGCAATGGCAACGCTAGTCAGAAGTTGGGTATCTCCACGAACTAGCACGTCATCGGTGAGAATTTGCAACAGTAAGGGAGAGGCGAGGGAGAGTAAACCTAAAACCGAGTTGAGCAACAAGGTTTGAGCAAGAATGGCACGATAAGGCCAAACACGCCGCAGGAAGCGTCCAAAACCGCCAATTTTCTCTTGTTCATCTTCTTGACTAAAAAAGCGGACTGGATCTGGTTCTAGGAGGAGCATTACTCCGTTTGTCCATGCTTCTAGAAGCAACTTTTTTTCTAGATAACGGATACCTGCACCAGGGTCAGCAACGACGTATTTATTGCCCTGCTTGCCGTACAAAACTACCCAATGATAACCTTTCCAGTGAATGATAGCTGGTAAAGGAATGTCTTTTTCGTTGAAAGTTTCTAGAGTTAATTTCACTGCCCTTGCGTTGAAACCAAGGGCTTCTGCTCCTTGTTTCAATCCTAATAGGGTGCTTCCTTGCTGTCTTGTGCCTACAGCTTCCCGACAGCGACTAATGCTAAAGGTTTTGCCATAATGTTTAGCGATCGTAGCCAGACTTGCCGCACCACAATCTTCTTCACTATGTTGTTTAATAAACTGGTAGTTCATGGACTTCATCGAAAGTAATTGAAAACAAATGCAAATGGTCAAACAGGGCGATGATGAAAATTGATTGTGAGTTATCCATATTTGACAGGATTTCACTGTTGACGGTTTGTTTATTTATGCTTACTCCCAAAGCAGCACTGAGGGCAGTACATTTGGATAAGCTAATCGCAGCAATTCATAGCCAATTCCAGAGTTGCCTTGAAAGAAACTGGGACTAAAAACATGGTTAGGCAAATTAGGAAATAGTTGATAAGCACCCATTTGTTCTGCCCTTGCAACTACCGAAGCAGCTTGTTGTTGAGCAAGGGTGCGTAAACTTTCCCGCCCTAGTTTTTGTGCGCCTACCAACAACACTTCCATGCGACCCAAATTACCGCAGCAAAGATGGTCAACATTCTGTAAGCCATATTTCTGAGTTGTTTGCAACGCTATTTCTATATCCTGATGAATCTCTTCTGTCTCTAAGATTGACAAACCGCCCAATCTTGCCAAGCCAATTCCAGGTGCGCCGTGACACCAAGTCACCATACATACAGATCCTGGATTGCGAAAATCAGGCCAATTGGCAGATTTTTGAGAGAAGACACGGCTTTCATAAATAATTCCCTCTTGAGCCGCCTTTAAATAAGCCCAGTCATCTGTGACTGCATACAGTTGTAATAAGGCGTAGGAAATGCCAGCCGCACCGTGAGAGAAACCCGTTAACGGCTGCTCTGCAAAATTTATCCAGGCTTTGGGTGAACCTCCAACACTGATCTGATGCTCTAGCAAATGTTGACCGCAGGCTATTGCTTTCTCTAATACGGCCGAATCTGCTGTTTGGCGATAAAGTGCCAACAGTCCCAGAATCGCTCCCGCAGATCCAGCGAGGATATCAAACTTGGTATCGACGGCGATGAGTTCGGGTGAGATCATCTGCGCTGCTCGTCGAGCATCTTCTAATAAGGATGGTTCTTTGAGAAATTGACTAATTCTCACTAAAGAATAGATAATTGAACCTAATCCTGTAGCTCCACCAATACCGAGAGAGCTAGCAAATCTTTTAGCTAACTGTGCATCGGTTATCTGCAAGAATTTCCTTATAGGCTGTAAAGCACCCAAGGTTAAATAGCGGAACTGATTATTACCCCTGACATAATCCAAAGCTGACAAAAATATCGCAATACCACAATTACCATTGAAGAGACTGGCATCCAAGGGTTGAAGCTGAAAGCGATCAGCATCAGAGAGATAGGCTAAACCAATCCAGTGAATGCTACCATCTGTGCCAGTAATCCCTCGTGCTTGAATTTCTTGGGCGATCTCTTGAGAGTGTTGGAGCAACTTTTCAGATGTTAAAGCATTAATTTGTGAAATCTGTGCCTCTTTGACTGTATTGGCTGGTTCAGTTCCCGGTGTCTGGGCCACTCTCGCATAAAAAGCTCCCTGAATAATGGCTATTTGCTGTGCTAAATCTACCTGATCTA
This window of the Nostoc sp. ATCC 53789 genome carries:
- a CDS encoding peptidase domain-containing ABC transporter — translated: MNYQFIKQHSEEDCGAASLATIAKHYGKTFSISRCREAVGTRQQGSTLLGLKQGAEALGFNARAVKLTLETFNEKDIPLPAIIHWKGYHWVVLYGKQGNKYVVADPGAGIRYLEKKLLLEAWTNGVMLLLEPDPVRFFSQEDEQEKIGGFGRFLRRVWPYRAILAQTLLLNSVLGLLSLASPLLLQILTDDVLVRGDTQLLTSVAIAVIVMHLVSSSLKLAQSNLVAHFAQRLQLGLIFEFGRQILRLPLSYYESRRSGEIVSRLEDIQQINQLISQAVVSLPSQLFIALVSLSLMLFYSIKLTVVAGAIALLMTLSTVIFLPTLQQKIRSVLVLSAENQGVLVETFKGAITLKTTAAAPQFWEEFQSRFSRLANLSFRTIQIGIVNGIFSNLVSSIGSIALLWFGSTLVISQELSIGMLLAFNSMNGNFTSFIETTISFVDEFTRTKTATQRLTEVIDATPETLDNSQKPWAKIQSNADITCINLNFHHAGRVELLQDFSLTIPGGQVIALIGKSGCGKSSLAKLIAGLYQLQSGNIRFGIYNLEDLSLDCFRQQVVLVPQDAHFWSRSIMENFRLGSPHITFEQIVQACQIAGADEFISHLPDKYQTVLGEFGANLSGGQRQRLAIARAIVNNPPVLILDESTGALDPVSEAEVLNQLLTHRQGQTTILISHRPKVIQQADWIVMLEKGQLKIQGSPEVLCHQAGEHLDFLDGVDLSRVNGFGKNLANFHLNGSSPTSIR